A genomic window from Silene latifolia isolate original U9 population chromosome Y, ASM4854445v1, whole genome shotgun sequence includes:
- the LOC141627960 gene encoding replication protein A 70 kDa DNA-binding subunit B-like, which translates to MIGKYLVALTIHLKYYKYENYSYPFSLFINYKQPQPPSLKPVYTLFKHYCASSSFLTMKPMRRLFKALASRRNPYSIQVKVIEKTNMRTSLESSRPECQMVTLEDEEGTKLKTILYNEELELFDGLIEDEMEYEISNAQVKLIPGQCLDNPDDLVFQIEFNRKTTVPPVLRASCPAQPQYILISSIPRSFSIDDQYDVLGIVIYVGQTYEVPRKNGQYWDAREVILVDQSSEQIMIVTAWGELAIKECNTLQSMATSFPVIGFTALRTSYQKGTSYYQNYASKL; encoded by the exons ATGATTGGTAAGTACTTGGTAGCCCTAACCATACATCTAAAGTACTATAAGTATGAGAACTACTCATATCCATTCTCTCTTTTCATAAATTACAAGCAACCTCAACCACCATCACTAAAACCTGTCTATACTCTCTTCAAGCATTACTGTGCATCATCTTCATTT CTCACCATGAAACCTATGAGGAGACTCTTCAAAGCCCTTGCAAGTAGAAGGAATCCATATTCTATTCAGGTCAAGGTTATTGAGAAAACGAATATGCGTACTTCATTGGAAAGCAGCAGACCGGAATGCCAAATGGTTACACTTGAAGATGAAGAG GGAACTAAACTGAAGACTATCCTATACAATGAAGAGCTTGAATTGTTTGACGGTCTAATAGAGGATGAAATGGAATACGAAATTTCAAATGCCCAAGTGAAGTTGATACCTGGTCAATGCTTGGACAATCCAGATGATCTGGTGTTTCAGATTGAATTTAATAGAAAGACCACTGTGCCGCCTGTTCTCCGGGCAAGCTGTCCAGCTCAACCTCAATACATATTAATTTCGTCTATCCCAAGGTCATTCTCAATTGATGATCAATACG ATGTGTTGGGGATTGTTATATATGTGGGTCAGACTTACGAGGTTCCTCGGAAAAATGGCCAGTACTGGGATGCTCGTGAAGTTATCCTTGTTGATCAGAG CTCTGAACAGATTATGATAGTCACTGCTTGGGGAGAACTAGCCATTAAGGAATGCAATACATTGCAATCCATGGCAACATCCTTCCCTGTTATTGGCTTCACGGCTCTAAGGACATCTTACCAAAAAGGTACTTCCTATTATCAAAATTACGCTTCAAAGTTATAA
- the LOC141627376 gene encoding uncharacterized protein LOC141627376: MQRLFQKKVQNTLQEEHHWLHVRLNEFDRRKIRLYLGCSECGTGNYQDIGVAYTCTQCLTENAISTARMSITFEAADDTGACFFTALTKNAERLLEVKAVTLFSMPAQEKEDYLVQIERRIRSTPIYIQVTPETSLSRAQVLRWILKEVSLH; encoded by the exons ATGCAGAGGCTCTTTCAGAAGAAA GTTCAGAATACTCTACAAGAGGAGCACCACTGGTTGCATGTAAGACTGAATGAATTTGACCGTAGAAAAATACGCTTATACCTTGGCTGTAGTGAATGCGGAACAGGCAATTATCAAGACATCGGTGTGGCATATACATGTACTCAATGCTTAACAGAGAATGCTATTTCCACTGCCAG AATGTCAATAACATTTGAGGCAGCAGATGATACTGGAGCCTGTTTTTTCACTGCGTTGACTAAGAACGCGGAGAGGTTACTAGAAGTCAAAGCAGTAACCTTGTTCTCAATGCCTGCACAG GAAAAAGAGGACTACCTTGTCCAAATTGAAAGAAGGATAAGAAGTACTCCCATTTATATTCAGGTGACGCCAGAAACCTCTCTTTCCCGAGCTCAAGTCCTAAGGTGGATCCTGAAAGAAGTTTCTCTACACTAA